Proteins co-encoded in one uncultured Bacteroides sp. genomic window:
- a CDS encoding transglutaminase-like domain-containing protein, with amino-acid sequence MRRIDTLFTCLIIILFGVSCSEAHFISNKEYRATVDKTFAEKKAALPQGGMFDVFNKKFPSREKEAMRFLYSYMSLADITDYPDTFYLKNVHLSFQAKEEMPWGKEISEELFRHFVLPLRVNNETLDNSREVFYKELKDRVKNLTLYDAILEVNHWCHEKVVYTPSDSRTSSPLASVRTAYGRCGEESTFLVAALRSVGIPARQVYTPRWAHTDDNHAWVEAWSNGKWYFLGACEPEPMLNLAWFTAPAKRGMLMHTNVFGLYTGKEEIMTVTPNFTEINVIDNYAPTDRIDVTILDADKKLIEGATVEYKLYNYGEFYSVAKKQSDKDGKSFLTAGKGDIVVWASKDGVYDFRKVSVGKDHSLTLTLDKKIANGAEVDLDAVREMALDIVPPVEMPVETNVSKQQRAANNIRLTKEDSIRNAYIATFINEDKIKEVAGKLNIDLERTKKLFVASRGNWMEIEKFLLATTAENRDKALNLLEVISAKDLRDTRAEVLTDHLLYTAAGQGDVYNRYVLSPRVGDEFLTAYKQEFQKVIPSALANDIRNNPKAWVDWCRNNITINDNLNSNRLYMSPLGVWKARVADSRSRNVLFVAVLRSLGVPARIELMTAKLQYYYNDSWMDVNFENTAKGNAPQGFLNATYTPNSSLKDPLYYKHFTISRIEDGKLHLLEFDEEAESSWSKIFSNPLKLDAGKYLMVTGSRMADGSVLSDLSFFTIEEGKTTDLQLKMRESAGQLQVLGNFNSEATFTDALTGKEQSFLGANGRGYFIAALVRNNHEPTNHALRDIAACKKQLEEWGKQIIILFPDEEEWKAFNPKAYGELPKNVTFGIDKNGSVLRQVKEGAESIRQGELPVVIVGDTFNRVVFASQGYRIGLGEQLVKVIEQIQPVQQNSNGCTPTSCTH; translated from the coding sequence ATGAGAAGAATAGATACATTATTTACCTGTCTGATAATAATATTATTCGGCGTATCATGCTCGGAAGCACATTTTATCAGCAACAAAGAGTATCGTGCAACGGTGGATAAAACTTTTGCCGAAAAGAAAGCAGCATTACCTCAGGGAGGTATGTTTGATGTGTTTAATAAGAAATTCCCTTCAAGGGAGAAGGAGGCTATGAGGTTCCTTTATTCTTATATGTCCTTGGCGGATATTACAGATTATCCGGATACATTCTATCTAAAAAATGTTCATTTGTCATTTCAGGCAAAGGAAGAGATGCCTTGGGGAAAAGAGATCAGTGAGGAGTTGTTTCGTCATTTCGTGTTGCCTTTACGGGTAAATAATGAAACACTGGACAATTCTCGTGAGGTGTTTTATAAGGAATTGAAAGATCGTGTAAAGAATCTCACACTGTATGATGCTATTCTTGAGGTAAATCACTGGTGTCATGAGAAGGTTGTTTATACACCTTCTGATTCCCGAACCAGTTCTCCACTGGCTTCTGTGCGTACGGCTTATGGCCGTTGCGGTGAAGAATCTACGTTTTTGGTGGCTGCTCTTCGCTCTGTAGGTATTCCTGCCCGACAAGTCTATACTCCCCGATGGGCGCATACCGATGATAATCATGCCTGGGTGGAAGCGTGGTCAAATGGTAAATGGTATTTCCTTGGGGCTTGTGAACCGGAACCAATGCTTAATCTGGCGTGGTTTACTGCTCCGGCTAAAAGAGGAATGCTGATGCATACAAATGTTTTCGGACTCTATACCGGTAAGGAGGAGATAATGACTGTTACTCCGAATTTTACCGAGATAAATGTGATTGATAACTATGCGCCTACAGATCGCATTGATGTAACCATACTGGATGCTGACAAGAAGCTCATTGAAGGGGCTACTGTGGAATATAAACTCTATAACTATGGTGAATTTTATTCCGTAGCTAAAAAACAAAGCGATAAAGATGGAAAGTCATTCCTCACTGCCGGAAAGGGAGATATTGTGGTATGGGCATCGAAAGACGGTGTTTACGATTTCCGGAAAGTATCCGTTGGCAAGGATCACTCGCTGACGCTGACATTGGATAAGAAAATAGCTAACGGCGCCGAAGTAGATTTAGATGCTGTAAGGGAAATGGCGCTCGATATTGTTCCACCGGTTGAGATGCCTGTTGAAACAAATGTAAGCAAACAGCAGCGAGCAGCAAATAATATTCGTTTGACTAAGGAAGATTCTATCCGTAACGCTTATATTGCTACCTTTATAAATGAAGATAAGATTAAAGAGGTTGCCGGGAAGTTGAATATTGACCTGGAACGGACAAAGAAACTTTTTGTGGCTTCCCGTGGTAACTGGATGGAGATTGAGAAATTCCTTCTTGCCACAACTGCTGAGAACAGAGATAAGGCTTTGAATCTGCTGGAAGTAATCTCGGCAAAGGATCTTCGCGATACACGTGCCGAAGTGCTGACTGATCATTTGCTTTATACTGCTGCCGGACAGGGTGATGTTTATAACCGTTATGTACTGAGTCCAAGAGTAGGAGATGAGTTTCTTACAGCTTACAAACAGGAATTTCAGAAAGTGATTCCGTCGGCTTTGGCTAACGATATCAGAAACAATCCTAAGGCTTGGGTTGACTGGTGCCGTAATAATATTACCATCAATGATAATCTGAACTCCAATCGTTTGTATATGTCACCGCTTGGTGTATGGAAAGCCCGCGTGGCCGACAGCCGTTCAAGGAATGTGCTTTTTGTTGCCGTACTTCGCAGCTTGGGCGTGCCTGCACGTATTGAATTGATGACCGCCAAACTTCAATATTATTATAATGACTCATGGATGGATGTGAACTTTGAGAATACAGCAAAAGGAAATGCTCCGCAGGGATTTCTGAATGCAACCTATACACCGAATAGTTCTCTGAAAGATCCGCTTTATTACAAGCACTTCACAATTTCCAGGATAGAAGATGGAAAGTTACATCTGCTTGAGTTCGATGAAGAAGCAGAAAGCTCATGGAGCAAGATATTCAGCAATCCACTGAAACTGGATGCAGGAAAATATCTGATGGTAACCGGAAGTCGCATGGCCGATGGCAGTGTGCTTAGCGATCTAAGTTTCTTTACCATTGAAGAAGGAAAAACTACTGATCTTCAGCTGAAAATGCGAGAGTCAGCCGGTCAGTTGCAAGTGCTTGGCAACTTTAATTCCGAAGCTACTTTTACCGATGCTTTGACAGGTAAGGAACAAAGCTTCTTGGGTGCTAACGGGAGAGGCTACTTCATTGCAGCTTTGGTCAGAAATAATCACGAGCCAACCAACCATGCCTTGAGAGATATTGCAGCATGCAAAAAGCAACTGGAAGAGTGGGGCAAGCAAATCATTATACTTTTCCCGGATGAGGAAGAGTGGAAAGCATTTAATCCAAAGGCTTATGGTGAGCTTCCAAAGAATGTAACTTTCGGTATTGATAAAAACGGATCGGTATTGCGTCAGGTAAAAGAAGGAGCCGAAAGTATCCGTCAGGGAGAATTACCCGTTGTTATTGTGGGTGATACCTTTAACCGTGTGGTATTCGCATCACAAGGATACCGCATCGGATTGGGAGAACAGTTAGTAAAAGTGATCGAACAGATACAGCCGGTTCAGCAGAATAGTAATGGATGTACTCCTACCTCCTGCACTCATTAA
- a CDS encoding copper homeostasis protein CutC, whose amino-acid sequence MKEIKIEICANSVASCMEAQKGGAKRVELCAGIPEGGTTPSQGTIAVTRELLEIPIHVIIRPRAGDFLYSTEEIRVMERDVAVAKDCGADGVVIGCLTPEGEIDQRVTERLVKCANGMSVTFHRAFDMCIDPIKALEEIINLGCNRILTSGQMPTAEAGIPLLKELVEKAAGRIIILPGCGINEKNILKIAQETGANEFHLSARENIASGMTYRNPKVSMGGTVQVDEYAEPRTSAERVRQTLKSLNIQ is encoded by the coding sequence ATGAAAGAAATAAAAATTGAAATATGTGCCAATTCTGTGGCTAGTTGCATGGAAGCACAAAAGGGAGGTGCGAAGCGTGTGGAACTGTGTGCCGGTATTCCCGAAGGTGGTACTACTCCGTCTCAAGGAACTATTGCTGTAACCCGCGAATTGCTCGAAATCCCTATCCATGTAATTATTCGTCCGCGGGCAGGAGACTTCCTTTATTCTACCGAAGAGATCCGTGTAATGGAACGTGATGTTGCAGTAGCTAAAGATTGCGGTGCCGATGGTGTAGTAATTGGTTGCCTTACTCCGGAAGGCGAAATTGATCAGAGAGTTACAGAACGGTTGGTAAAGTGTGCCAATGGCATGTCGGTTACTTTCCACAGGGCTTTCGATATGTGCATTGACCCTATAAAGGCTTTGGAAGAGATTATCAATCTGGGATGCAACCGTATTCTTACTTCGGGGCAAATGCCAACTGCCGAAGCGGGTATTCCTCTTCTGAAGGAACTTGTAGAGAAGGCTGCCGGACGAATCATCATTCTGCCGGGCTGCGGAATCAATGAAAAGAATATTCTAAAAATTGCTCAGGAAACGGGTGCAAATGAGTTTCACCTCTCTGCACGTGAAAATATTGCCAGCGGCATGACTTATCGCAATCCGAAGGTTTCCATGGGCGGAACGGTGCAGGTAGACGAATATGCCGAGCCTCGCACTTCTGCCGAACGTGTGCGCCAGACGCTGAAAAGTCTGAATATCCAGTAA
- a CDS encoding HU family DNA-binding protein, protein MVYKYCVRKKTDKSQGEEQVKYYAVPLSSGTIGTNELAENIASRCTLRPGDVHATIVELMYVIEQELHQGNKVCLEGIGIFSLSASSEGFDKPEECTPSKVKAKRICFLADKKLKKNLKFVKFEKDRRG, encoded by the coding sequence ATGGTATACAAATACTGCGTGCGCAAAAAAACAGACAAGAGTCAGGGTGAAGAACAGGTAAAATACTATGCAGTTCCTCTTTCGTCGGGAACCATCGGAACAAATGAGCTGGCAGAAAATATAGCCAGTCGGTGTACACTTAGGCCGGGAGATGTCCATGCTACCATTGTTGAACTTATGTACGTCATTGAACAGGAACTTCATCAAGGCAATAAAGTTTGCCTGGAAGGTATAGGCATCTTCAGTCTTTCTGCTAGCAGTGAAGGTTTTGATAAGCCAGAAGAATGTACTCCCAGTAAAGTGAAGGCTAAGCGTATTTGCTTTTTGGCGGATAAAAAGCTGAAAAAGAATTTGAAATTTGTGAAGTTTGAGAAGGATAGGAGAGGGTAA
- a CDS encoding S41 family peptidase: protein MKLKFLFLLVAFTTCYLGEVNAQASRGGDFDFAVQVVENDYAGYSSKVTDKNRAEYEKLKLSLREAISKGKNEDNCVGRYISWFNDAHLRYPTSGVSKGKSYKYTSDMIAKKVDAHTFMIRVSDFDAEKKPVIIDMVEQYKKSGCENLIIDVRSNGGGEDSTFDSLLALIYTHKGVVDGVEWLSTKNNINSFKNIVSKIDNEKVRKYYNRICERLELHVGEFVDNSQSTQEITCNEISDFPRKVAIVIDGNVASSGEQFVLNAKACSDKVTVYGKDNTMGVLDFSNIVPINLPNSKMTLYYPISRSKRLPDRGIDETGIAPDVRITLSSPKTVGTEIDPWITWISNDMMSRKSE, encoded by the coding sequence ATGAAACTTAAATTCCTTTTTTTATTAGTTGCATTTACTACTTGTTATTTGGGTGAAGTTAATGCGCAAGCATCAAGAGGCGGAGATTTTGATTTTGCGGTTCAGGTAGTCGAGAATGATTATGCCGGGTATTCGTCAAAGGTTACAGATAAGAACCGCGCTGAATATGAGAAGCTTAAATTATCACTCCGTGAAGCTATTTCTAAAGGTAAAAATGAAGATAACTGTGTAGGTCGTTATATTTCATGGTTCAATGATGCACATCTTCGTTATCCAACATCTGGAGTAAGCAAAGGTAAGAGTTATAAGTATACATCTGATATGATTGCAAAGAAAGTCGATGCACATACATTTATGATTCGTGTATCAGATTTTGATGCAGAAAAGAAGCCGGTTATTATAGATATGGTAGAGCAATATAAAAAGTCGGGCTGTGAGAACCTTATTATTGATGTTCGTAGTAATGGTGGCGGTGAGGATTCTACTTTCGACTCATTATTAGCTTTGATATATACACATAAAGGTGTGGTTGATGGTGTTGAATGGTTATCAACCAAAAATAATATTAATTCGTTTAAGAACATTGTTTCAAAAATAGACAATGAAAAAGTTCGTAAATATTATAATCGTATATGTGAAAGGTTGGAATTGCATGTTGGAGAATTTGTTGACAATAGCCAGTCTACGCAAGAAATTACTTGTAATGAGATCTCTGATTTTCCACGCAAGGTTGCTATTGTTATAGATGGTAATGTGGCAAGTTCTGGCGAGCAATTTGTTCTCAATGCAAAAGCGTGCAGTGATAAAGTTACGGTTTACGGCAAAGATAATACTATGGGTGTACTTGATTTTTCAAACATAGTACCTATTAATCTTCCAAATTCAAAAATGACGCTTTATTATCCTATATCCCGCTCAAAGCGATTACCCGACAGAGGGATAGATGAAACTGGTATAGCACCTGATGTAAGAATCACATTGTCGAGTCCAAAAACAGTTGGTACTGAAATAGACCCATGGATTACTTGGATAAGTAATGATATGATGAGCAGGAAGTCTGAATAA
- a CDS encoding TonB-dependent receptor, which translates to MKTINLMKVVACAFLLSTEAGAQTIYDAAKFSGSDLNGTARFVGMGGAMGALGGDISTMGSNPAGIGIYRSNDLMTSFGFNYTSSKSNFNGSIMNSDKYRGSFDNIGFVYSSKVGNQTALKYVNFGFNYHKAASFDRDFSMGGNLNGFSQTDEMSNMSNSTQYRSALTASDMSRDNLGVDANAGWLPILGWNGSLIHPNLDLNTPGEYTGFPGNDPSGSYTSRERGGIDVYDFNVSFNINDRVYLGFTLGAYDLNYRKDIYYGEKFPTSYNPLDKDKNELPYFLANSDYSYSLESFMNTTGTGVDFKLGGIFRPVEDSPLRIGATIHTPTFYNLTMYNSAVLTSNADVNKDGYIIRYVDTDPKYKSYYIDTYEDMHNRDCMTEYQLRTPWKYNLSLGYTIGRNVALGAEYEYQDYSTAKLSYSDGVKMYDENSMINSYLKGVSTLRLGAEIKLVPEFAIRAGYNYRSTAFSNDAYKELPVNSVRTDTDYANQQSISNYTLGLGYRTGSFYADIAYQYSAYKEDFYAFNILNLEKTKVNNDKQQVLLTLGFRF; encoded by the coding sequence ATGAAAACAATAAATTTAATGAAAGTTGTAGCGTGTGCTTTCTTGTTAAGTACAGAAGCCGGCGCTCAGACAATATATGATGCAGCAAAATTCTCCGGCAGTGACCTTAATGGAACCGCACGCTTTGTAGGAATGGGCGGAGCAATGGGAGCATTGGGTGGTGATATTTCTACAATGGGGTCTAATCCTGCGGGGATTGGTATTTACCGAAGCAATGACCTGATGACTTCTTTCGGATTCAATTACACAAGCTCTAAGAGTAATTTCAACGGTAGCATAATGAATTCTGATAAGTACCGTGGCTCCTTTGATAACATCGGTTTTGTTTATTCCTCGAAAGTAGGGAATCAAACAGCATTAAAGTATGTGAACTTTGGGTTCAATTATCATAAGGCCGCATCCTTTGACCGGGATTTTTCAATGGGAGGAAATCTGAATGGTTTTTCTCAAACAGATGAGATGTCAAACATGAGTAACTCTACGCAATACCGTTCAGCTCTTACTGCCAGTGACATGAGTCGTGATAACTTAGGCGTTGATGCCAACGCTGGATGGTTGCCAATTCTGGGCTGGAATGGTTCTCTTATCCATCCAAACTTGGACTTAAACACTCCAGGTGAATATACCGGTTTCCCAGGCAATGATCCTTCTGGCAGTTATACTTCCAGAGAGAGAGGTGGAATTGATGTATATGACTTTAACGTGTCGTTCAATATAAACGATCGTGTTTACTTAGGATTTACACTTGGTGCTTACGATTTGAATTATAGAAAGGATATTTATTATGGTGAAAAATTCCCTACTAGTTATAATCCTCTTGATAAAGATAAAAATGAACTACCATATTTCCTTGCTAATTCAGACTATTCCTATTCTTTGGAAAGTTTTATGAATACAACTGGTACAGGGGTTGACTTCAAATTAGGAGGGATTTTCCGCCCGGTTGAAGATTCTCCTTTAAGAATTGGAGCGACTATACATACACCGACTTTCTATAATTTGACAATGTATAATAGTGCAGTCTTAACATCGAATGCTGATGTCAATAAAGACGGTTATATTATACGCTATGTTGATACTGATCCTAAATATAAATCATATTACATCGATACTTACGAAGATATGCACAATCGTGATTGTATGACCGAATACCAGCTTCGCACTCCCTGGAAATATAACTTAAGTCTGGGTTATACCATTGGACGTAATGTAGCTCTTGGCGCTGAATATGAATATCAGGATTATTCTACTGCAAAGTTAAGCTATAGTGACGGTGTAAAAATGTATGATGAGAATTCGATGATAAATAGTTATCTGAAAGGCGTCAGTACATTACGTTTAGGTGCTGAAATTAAGTTGGTTCCAGAGTTTGCTATTAGAGCAGGATATAACTATAGAAGCACTGCTTTTTCTAATGATGCATACAAAGAACTGCCTGTAAACTCTGTTCGTACAGATACAGACTATGCCAATCAGCAATCAATCAGTAACTATACACTTGGTTTAGGATATAGAACGGGTAGTTTCTATGCAGATATCGCTTATCAATACAGTGCTTACAAGGAAGATTTCTACGCATTTAATATTCTTAATCTTGAAAAGACAAAAGTTAATAACGATAAACAACAAGTCCTGCTGACTTTAGGATTTAGGTTCTAG
- a CDS encoding nitroreductase family protein produces MMDFLELAKERYSVRMYSNQPIEKEKINRILEAGRVAPTAHNNQPQRIYVIQSEEAREKVKKCTRYSFSAPCILLICYNEDESWYGPDNKLGSIDASIVTTHMIMEATELGLGTVWVDLSMRR; encoded by the coding sequence ATGATGGATTTTCTAGAACTTGCCAAAGAAAGATATTCGGTTAGAATGTATAGCAATCAGCCGATTGAAAAAGAAAAGATTAACAGAATACTGGAAGCAGGAAGAGTTGCTCCTACTGCACACAACAACCAGCCTCAGCGAATTTACGTAATTCAAAGTGAGGAAGCACGCGAAAAGGTGAAAAAATGTACAAGATACAGCTTCAGTGCTCCCTGCATTTTACTGATATGCTACAACGAAGACGAAAGCTGGTATGGTCCGGACAATAAACTTGGTTCTATTGATGCTTCAATCGTTACAACACACATGATAATGGAAGCTACCGAACTTGGACTGGGCACAGTCTGGGTGGATCTTTCAATGCGGAGATAG
- a CDS encoding catalase → MDQKKKLTTEAGAPIGDNQNIQTAGPHGPALMQNAWYMEKLAHFNRERIPERVVHAKGSGAFGRLIITNDITKYTKAAIFSKVGKETDLFLRFSTVAGERGAADTERDVRGFAIKFYTEEGNWDLVGNNTPVFFIRDPLKFPDFIHTQKRDPKTNMRSNTAAWDFWSLSPESLHQVMILMSDRGIPKNLRQMHGFGSHTFSFYNAKNERFWVKFHFKSMQGIANFTNEEAAKIVAHDREYSQRDLFNHIEAGNFPKWRMCVQIMTEAEAKIYRFNPFDLTKVWSQKDYPLIDVGIMTLNKNPENYFATVEQAAFNPANVVPGIGYSPDKMLQGRLFAYADAQRYRLGVNAGSLSVNAPRCPFHNYHHDGKMRFDDNNGGDVNYEPSSFGGPKDDKAYIEPGFPLEGEAYNYNHREDKDYYTQPGDLYRLVPVEEKERIHKNVAAAMEGVPENIKIRAIARFYQADENCGKGIASQLGIDIKAVLAEVERQKME, encoded by the coding sequence ATGGATCAGAAGAAAAAACTGACAACTGAAGCTGGTGCACCAATCGGTGACAATCAGAACATTCAGACAGCCGGCCCGCACGGACCAGCGTTAATGCAGAATGCATGGTATATGGAAAAGCTTGCCCATTTCAATCGTGAACGTATTCCGGAAAGAGTTGTCCACGCTAAAGGATCGGGCGCTTTTGGAAGATTGATTATTACAAACGATATTACCAAATACACTAAAGCTGCCATATTCTCGAAGGTTGGTAAAGAGACCGACTTATTCCTTCGATTCTCCACGGTAGCAGGTGAACGCGGAGCTGCCGACACGGAAAGAGATGTGCGCGGTTTTGCCATTAAATTCTATACAGAAGAAGGTAACTGGGATTTGGTAGGAAATAATACTCCTGTCTTTTTTATTCGTGATCCATTGAAGTTTCCCGATTTTATACATACACAAAAAAGAGATCCGAAAACTAATATGCGAAGCAACACTGCCGCATGGGATTTCTGGAGCCTTTCTCCCGAATCGCTTCATCAGGTTATGATCTTAATGAGTGATCGAGGTATTCCAAAGAATCTTCGCCAGATGCATGGCTTTGGTAGTCACACGTTTAGTTTTTACAACGCAAAGAATGAACGTTTCTGGGTGAAATTCCATTTTAAATCTATGCAAGGCATTGCAAATTTCACCAATGAAGAAGCTGCAAAGATTGTTGCTCACGACCGCGAATATTCACAGCGCGACCTGTTTAATCATATTGAAGCCGGTAATTTCCCAAAATGGAGAATGTGCGTGCAGATTATGACGGAAGCCGAAGCAAAAATCTATCGGTTCAATCCGTTCGATTTGACTAAAGTATGGAGCCAAAAAGATTATCCGCTTATTGATGTTGGAATTATGACATTGAACAAGAATCCCGAAAATTACTTTGCCACAGTAGAACAGGCAGCCTTTAATCCGGCGAATGTTGTTCCGGGTATCGGATATTCACCCGACAAAATGTTGCAGGGCCGACTGTTTGCTTACGCTGATGCACAACGTTACCGTCTGGGAGTTAATGCCGGAAGTCTGTCGGTTAATGCCCCACGCTGCCCGTTCCACAACTATCATCATGACGGGAAAATGCGTTTTGATGATAACAACGGCGGTGATGTGAATTATGAACCCAGCAGTTTTGGTGGACCCAAAGACGATAAAGCTTATATAGAGCCCGGTTTTCCTCTGGAAGGAGAAGCGTATAACTATAACCATCGGGAAGATAAGGATTACTACACTCAACCGGGCGATTTATACCGTTTGGTTCCAGTGGAAGAAAAAGAACGCATCCATAAAAATGTGGCAGCAGCAATGGAAGGTGTTCCTGAAAATATAAAGATTCGTGCCATTGCCCGTTTCTATCAAGCTGATGAGAACTGCGGAAAAGGCATTGCTTCCCAATTAGGGATTGATATAAAAGCCGTTCTTGCAGAAGTAGAAAGGCAGAAGATGGAATAA